Proteins from a genomic interval of Dama dama isolate Ldn47 chromosome 1, ASM3311817v1, whole genome shotgun sequence:
- the LOC133055564 gene encoding LOW QUALITY PROTEIN: olfactory receptor 1165-like (The sequence of the model RefSeq protein was modified relative to this genomic sequence to represent the inferred CDS: inserted 1 base in 1 codon): MVLNGGNQSSVTIFILSGFSEYPRLQVPIFLVFLTIYTVTLVGNLGIIVIIRTSPKLHTPMYFFLSHLSFLDICSSXVFTPKLLGVLVVEDRVISFKGRMAQFFFGCALVISEMSMLAVMAYDRFVAVCNPLLYTVAVSPKLCSLLVAGTYTWGGMCSLTITCSPLELSVCGSNVIHHFGCEYSAIISTSCSDTHFSQLTCFIISTLNEVCSLLIILASYVFIAVTIIKMPSAGGLRKAFSTCASHLTAITIFHGTVLSLYCVPNSKSSWLLVKVATVFFTVMIPMLNPLIYSLMNTDVKETARSLITMKLLSPSI; the protein is encoded by the exons ATGGTACTGAATGGAGGAAATCAGAGCTCTGTGACCATATTCATCCTCTCGGGCTTCTCAGAATACCCACGCCTCCAGGTACCCATTTTCCTGGTGTTCTTGACCATTTACACAGTCACTCTGGTGGGGAACCTTGGCATAATTGTGATCATAAGGACCAGTCCCAAACTACACACACCCATGTACTTTTTTCTCAGCCATCTAtcctttttggatatttgttctT GTGTATTTACACCCAAACTCCTAGGTGTCTTGGTTGTGGAAGACAGAGTTATCTCTTTCAAAGGACGCATGGCACAgtttttctttggctgtgcaCTTGTGATTTCGGAGATGTCCATGCTcgcagtgatggcctatgaccggttTGTGGCTGTTTGTAACCCCCTGCTCTACACAGTTGCTGTGTCTCCTAAGCTCTGCAGCCTCCTGGTTGCTGGAACCTACACGTGGGGTGGAATGTGTTCCTTGACAATCACATGTTCTCCTTTGGAGCTGTCCGTCTGTGGTTCTAATGTCATACATCACTTTGGCTGTGAGTATTCTGCCATCATCTCTACTTCCTGTTCCGACACCCATTTCAGTCAGCTGACGTGTTTCATCATTTCTACACTCAATGAGGTGTGTAGCCTCCTGATTATCCTCGCCTCCTATGTTTTCATAGCTGTCACAATCATCAAGATGCCTTCAGCTGGTGGACTCCGaaaagccttctccacctgtgccTCCCACCTGACCGCCATCACCATTTTCCATGGGACTGTCCTGTCCCTTTATTGTGTCCCCAACTCCAAAAGCTCATGGCTCCTGGTCAAAGTAGCCACTGTGTTTTTTACTGTTATGATTCCTATGCTGAACCCTCTTATCTATAGCCTTATGAATACAGATGTGAAAGAGACAGCCAGGAGTTTGATAACTATGAAACTGCTTTCTCCTTCAATATAA